In the genome of Patescibacteria group bacterium, the window TAAGCTGGTTAGCCATTAAAACCTTTATTCTCTTTTTTATCTTTACTCACCAGATTCCTTTTATTACCATTGATCTCTATCGCTGGACAAGGCGGCATGGTTTAGGAGAAATTACTCAACTTGATTCTTTTTATCGTATTTTTTTGCAATCGCAGATTTATTCTTTAATTGGTTTTTTTATTTTTCTATCTATTTTTGTTTTTTTATTGAAAAAGAAGAAAGTAAGTTTTTTTTCTTTCCTTTCTCTTTTTCTATCTGTTGTGCCAATTTTGATAAGCTTTTCACGAAGCTTCTGGCTAGGATTTGTTTTCACTTTGATAATTTTCTTTCTTTTTCTTAAAATAAAAGAAAATTTTTCTTGTTTTGATTTAGGTAAAATATTTTTCATTATTTTGTTAGTTTTTCTGCTTTCCTTTGGTTTGATTTGGCTTTCTTTAAGACTGCCGCCAAAAATTAGAATAGATTTAGCCAGTTTGGTTGAGAAAAGAATGGAGATAGAAGAACCAGCCACCTCGTCAAGACTATTACAGTTACCTCATCTTCTCGACGCTATTTTAGAAAAACCAATTTTTGGTGCTGGTTTTGGCAAAACCATTTCTTATTTTTCTACCGATCCAAGAATTTTAGGTTATTATACGACCTATGCTTTTGAGTGGGGATACTTAGACATCTGGTTAAAAATTGGTTTCGTTGGCTTAAGCGTCTTTCTGATTTTTATCGGAAAGATTTTTAAAGAAGGATGGAAAATAGTTGAAAATTGTAAATTGAAAATTGAGAATTTCCAAAAATCTCTAATTCTTGGTTTATTGTCTGGTCTGGTGGCTTTAGGAATGACTCATTTTACCTCACCTTACCTCAACCACCCTTTGGGTATAGGTTATTTAATTATTTGTTTAACTATTTTTAACCAAATATCATATGAAAGTGGCTATTCAAATTGTCACTTGGAATAGTTTGAAGTTTTTACCTGATTGTCTAAAAGCAATTAAAGCCCAAACGTATCAAAATTTTTCTATTCTTATTATTGACAATGCTTCTCAGGATGGTACACGTGAGTATTTACAAAAAAATTTTCCTGAAATTAATATATTAAGAAATAATAGAAATTTAGGCTTTGCCACGGCTCATAACCGAGGCTTAAGATTAAATCAAGGCGATGACTATATTTTAGTTATCAACCCCGATATCATTTTAGAAAAAGATTGGTTAGAAAAAATTTTACCCATCATTGAAGAAGATAGAGAAATTGGCGCCATTGGCGGTAAACTTCTTAAAATTTATACAAGTGATTTTGAGTTAGAGGAAAAAGTCAAAACAAAAATTATTGATTCAACTGGCTTAAAAATTTTTAAATCAAGAAGAGTCATTGATCGAGGTGAAGGAGAATTAGATTGTGGTCAGTATAATAAGAAAGAAGAAGTTTTTGGTCTATCAGGTGCCTGCGTTTTATATCGTCGTCAAGCTCTCGAAGATATAAAGATTATTATTAATAAAAAAAAATCAAATACGAACCCACAAATATCTAAAGATGAATATCTTTGTGAAAAATTCATTATTGATGGAAAAGTAAAGAGAGAGTGTGGCGAATATTTTGATGAAGACTTCTTTTCTTATAAAGAAGATGTTGATTTAAGTTGGCGTTTAAGATTAAGAGGTTGGAAAATTTTTTATTATCCTCAAGCTATAGCTTATCACTATCGTCAAGTCTATAGTCAAGGCAAGAAAATTAAAGAAATTATAAAAAGAAGAAAAGAAAAGTCGCCCCTGGTGAATTACCTTTCCTATCGTAATCACTTATATTGTCTGATAAAAAATGATTTTTTCATTAATTTTTTAAAAGATTTACCCCTGATTATTTTTTATGAATTGAAAAAATTATTTTATCTTTTTTTCTTCGAACAAAAAACTTTAAAGGGGTGGTGGGAAATTCTTAAAAATTTGCCAAAAATAATTAAAAAAAGAAAATATATTATGAAAAATAAAAAAATTTCTTCTCAAGAAATAAGAAAATGGTTTCAATAATTATTGTTAATTACAATCAAAAAAATCTTTTGAAGCAATTTTTAAGGGGGATCAACCTCATTAAGCCAAAAATTGATTATGAAATTATTATTGTTGATAATGCTTCGAGCGATGGAAGTCAAAAATTTCTTGAGGAGTGGAAGCAGAGGATAGCAGGACCAGTTAAATTTATTCTAAACAAAAAAAATATAGGTCTGGCAGCCGCCTTAAATTTAGGTGTTAAAAAAGCCGAGGGTAAATATCTTCTCATTCTTAATCCAGATGTAGTGGTCTTAGAAAATTCTATTGAAAAACTCTATCAATTTATGGAAAAAAATCCTCAAGTTGGTGTTTGCGGGCCAAAACTTTTAAATCCTGATCGAAGTATCCAGCCATCCTGTTATCGTTTTCCAAAATGGTATATTCCTATCTTAAGAAGAACATTTTTGGGCCAATTTTCATGGGCTAAGAAAAAGATTGATTATTATTTAATGGCTGATTTCGATCATCAGGTAAATAAAGAAGTTGACTGGCTTTTAGGTGCCTGCTTAATGATTAGGAAAGAAGCTTTGGAAGAGATCGGTTTTTTTGATGAAAGATTTTTTCTCTATTTTGAAGATGTTGATCTTTGTCGAAAAATGAAATTACATGGTTGGCGTGTCGTTTATCTTGCTCAGTCAGAAATGTTTCATTATTATCAAAGAGCTTCAGCCGAACAAGAGGGTTTTTATGCTTTATTTTCAAAAACAACTTGGATTCACATTTTCAGTGCCATCAAATATTTCTTTAAATGGCGAAAAGATAAAAATCAATTTTCTCTTTTCTAATCCTATGTGGTTATTTTTAACTATTCTTGCCTATTTTTTTAGTTCGATTGCCGCAACGATTGATAAGTTTTTAATTTCCAAGAAAATTCCTCAGTCAATCAGTTATGCTTTTTATATTGGGACTTTGAGTATTTTGGCTCTCTTTTTAATTTTTATCGGCGGTTTAGTCTGGCCAACTTTTGAATATTTTTTACTTTCTCTATTGACCGGTGCTTTATTTATTTTATCTCTCATTTTCTTTTTTGAAGCCTTAAGAATTAACGAAGCTTCGAGAATTGTTCCTTTGGTTGGTAGTTTTTTGCCAATTTTCTCTCTTCTTCTCAGTTTTATATTTTTAGAGGAAAAATTAACTACCTTCAGTTTAATTGCTTGTTTCTTTCTTATTTTAGGAAGTTTTTTAATGAGCCTTAGATTTAATGCGGGTAAAAATTATTTTATTCAAGGTTGGGTTTTTATTATTCTTGCCTCTTTTTTATCTGCCCTTTCTTTTGTTCTTTCAAAGATAATTTATCTTCGTCTTCCTTTTTTGAGTGGTTTTATCTGGATTCGTCTCGGCAGTTTTGTTTTTAGTTTGAGTTTGCTTTTACCAAAAAAGATAAGGTCAATTATTTGTCAATCTTTAAAAACGACTCAACCAAAAACTTCTTTGCTTTTTCTGATAAACCAAGGGGTGGCGGTCCTTTATTTTGTTCTTTTAAACGTAGCCATTTCTTTAAATAGCGTTTCTTTAGTCAACGCCCTTCAAGGTATTCAATATGTTTTTATTTTTTTCTTTGCTCTAATTATTTCAAAAAAATTCCCCCATCTTTTTCAAGAAGAATTAGAGAAAAAGGTTATTTTTCAAAAAATCATCGCCATTATTTTAATTTTCATTGGCCTTTCTTTTCTTGCTTTCTTTAAATAATATGGCTATTCTCAAAAAAATCATTTTTATTATTCTCTTGACAACCGTTTTTCTCTCTGGCTTCTACTTTTTGTCAGAAAAAATTGAAAGAGACAATTTAGCAAAGGAAACAACCTTTGGTGTAACTTTCAGTCGAAAAAAGATTGAGGCTTTAAACTTAGATTGGCGTGAGGTTTATCAAGCCATTTTAGATGACTTAAAAGTGAAAAAAATTCGTCTGTCCGCCTATTGGGATGAGATTGAAAAAAAAGCAGGCGAATATGATTTTCGA includes:
- a CDS encoding glycosyltransferase family 2 protein, with protein sequence MKQFLRGINLIKPKIDYEIIIVDNASSDGSQKFLEEWKQRIAGPVKFILNKKNIGLAAALNLGVKKAEGKYLLILNPDVVVLENSIEKLYQFMEKNPQVGVCGPKLLNPDRSIQPSCYRFPKWYIPILRRTFLGQFSWAKKKIDYYLMADFDHQVNKEVDWLLGACLMIRKEALEEIGFFDERFFLYFEDVDLCRKMKLHGWRVVYLAQSEMFHYYQRASAEQEGFYALFSKTTWIHIFSAIKYFFKWRKDKNQFSLF
- a CDS encoding O-antigen ligase family protein, translated to MRVFFQKPYLIFLLLIVFFELLSFLGYLVPLINRFAFLLISLSFLFLTFWKLEYGIFVLLAELFIGSKGYLFYLPIGPIKISLRMILFSLVMLIWLIGIIRKKYKLNFLHSKFFKFYFLFSIFYLWGVLAGFLYRNSKDLIFFDANAWLYFLLVFPIFDVIKKEHLDKIFKILSAAISWLAIKTFILFFIFTHQIPFITIDLYRWTRRHGLGEITQLDSFYRIFLQSQIYSLIGFFIFLSIFVFLLKKKKVSFFSFLSLFLSVVPILISFSRSFWLGFVFTLIIFFLFLKIKENFSCFDLGKIFFIILLVFLLSFGLIWLSLRLPPKIRIDLASLVEKRMEIEEPATSSRLLQLPHLLDAILEKPIFGAGFGKTISYFSTDPRILGYYTTYAFEWGYLDIWLKIGFVGLSVFLIFIGKIFKEGWKIVENCKLKIENFQKSLILGLLSGLVALGMTHFTSPYLNHPLGIGYLIICLTIFNQISYESGYSNCHLE
- a CDS encoding glycosyltransferase family 2 protein; this encodes MKVAIQIVTWNSLKFLPDCLKAIKAQTYQNFSILIIDNASQDGTREYLQKNFPEINILRNNRNLGFATAHNRGLRLNQGDDYILVINPDIILEKDWLEKILPIIEEDREIGAIGGKLLKIYTSDFELEEKVKTKIIDSTGLKIFKSRRVIDRGEGELDCGQYNKKEEVFGLSGACVLYRRQALEDIKIIINKKKSNTNPQISKDEYLCEKFIIDGKVKRECGEYFDEDFFSYKEDVDLSWRLRLRGWKIFYYPQAIAYHYRQVYSQGKKIKEIIKRRKEKSPLVNYLSYRNHLYCLIKNDFFINFLKDLPLIIFYELKKLFYLFFFEQKTLKGWWEILKNLPKIIKKRKYIMKNKKISSQEIRKWFQ
- a CDS encoding EamA family transporter, coding for MWLFLTILAYFFSSIAATIDKFLISKKIPQSISYAFYIGTLSILALFLIFIGGLVWPTFEYFLLSLLTGALFILSLIFFFEALRINEASRIVPLVGSFLPIFSLLLSFIFLEEKLTTFSLIACFFLILGSFLMSLRFNAGKNYFIQGWVFIILASFLSALSFVLSKIIYLRLPFLSGFIWIRLGSFVFSLSLLLPKKIRSIICQSLKTTQPKTSLLFLINQGVAVLYFVLLNVAISLNSVSLVNALQGIQYVFIFFFALIISKKFPHLFQEELEKKVIFQKIIAIILIFIGLSFLAFFK